The Peribacillus sp. FSL P2-0133 genome has a segment encoding these proteins:
- a CDS encoding VUT family protein: MLRILLYLVSIITANVVTAAFAPLHFGMFIIPMGTLLIGGTFIFRDLVQNKFGRTKTYICIVTALILSACVSFLLGDTLLIVFASALSFVVAETADTEIYTRLKLPMSWRVFYSGIVGGFFDSVIFVVIGLSPLGANILPWEAVPAAVIGQIIVKTIIQSIGAILLGRINVELEKRVVSS; the protein is encoded by the coding sequence ATGTTAAGAATTTTATTGTATTTAGTATCCATCATCACGGCGAATGTGGTTACAGCAGCTTTTGCGCCATTGCATTTTGGCATGTTCATCATTCCGATGGGTACATTGCTCATTGGGGGAACCTTCATCTTTCGAGATCTGGTCCAGAATAAATTCGGCCGCACGAAGACCTATATATGTATCGTCACTGCACTTATTTTATCTGCGTGTGTATCATTCTTATTAGGGGATACGTTATTGATCGTATTTGCTTCCGCATTATCGTTCGTGGTCGCAGAAACAGCGGATACGGAAATTTATACCCGTTTAAAACTCCCGATGAGTTGGAGGGTGTTTTACAGCGGAATCGTTGGAGGATTTTTCGATTCGGTGATATTTGTCGTGATTGGCCTAAGTCCGTTGGGTGCCAATATATTGCCATGGGAAGCAGTACCAGCTGCGGTCATCGGCCAAATCATCGTTAAAACGATCATTCAGTCAATTGGTGCCATACTGTTGGGACGAATCAATGTAGAACTGGAGAAACGTGTAGTCTCCAGTTAA
- a CDS encoding SRPBCC family protein, protein MKKPSFVHVIYIATPPEKLWEALTSGEVTKKYHFGCQVQSDWQEGSSVKYLLEDGRITDHGKVLKCEPLHLLSFTWNMTGDETPREQPTRVTFILQTMDDSTVKLTLRHEELLETDFVYDDNTFEGLNNGWPAILSNLKSLLETGRTLPPITVDRNN, encoded by the coding sequence ATGAAAAAACCATCGTTTGTTCATGTTATTTATATCGCAACCCCACCAGAGAAGCTTTGGGAAGCCCTTACTAGCGGTGAAGTCACGAAGAAGTACCATTTTGGATGCCAAGTCCAGTCTGACTGGCAAGAAGGCTCAAGCGTTAAATATTTGCTGGAAGATGGGCGTATTACTGATCATGGTAAAGTACTCAAGTGTGAGCCGCTGCACCTGCTCTCGTTCACTTGGAACATGACAGGAGACGAAACACCTCGCGAGCAGCCTACTCGTGTCACTTTTATACTGCAGACTATGGATGATTCGACTGTGAAGTTAACGCTTAGGCATGAGGAGCTTTTGGAGACGGATTTCGTATATGATGATAATACCTTTGAAGGCTTGAATAATGGATGGCCAGCGATTCTAAGTAACCTGAAGAGCTTGCTTGAAACTGGACGGACCCTGCCGCCAATAACAGTAGATCGGAATAATTAA
- a CDS encoding DUF4260 domain-containing protein, which translates to MVKKFLHIEGLMVLLAVIYIYSLNEFSWWIFLLLILSPDVSMLAYLINDRIGAKVYNLFHTYTLSIFMILLAIFLNSDTWLMIGLIWTAHIGMDRLFGYGLKYTSSFKATHIQRL; encoded by the coding sequence ATGGTAAAGAAATTCCTTCATATTGAAGGACTCATGGTTCTTTTAGCAGTGATTTACATCTATTCGTTAAATGAATTCAGCTGGTGGATTTTCCTGTTATTGATTTTGTCTCCTGATGTTTCCATGCTGGCCTATCTGATCAATGATCGAATTGGAGCAAAGGTTTATAACCTATTTCACACTTATACCCTGTCCATCTTCATGATATTGCTTGCCATTTTTCTAAACTCTGATACATGGTTGATGATTGGTTTAATTTGGACCGCACATATTGGAATGGATCGCTTATTTGGGTATGGCCTCAAATACACATCTTCCTTCAAAGCTACACACATTCAAAGGCTGTAA
- a CDS encoding alpha/beta fold hydrolase, which yields MKVKAPESFTYRGGKRAVLLLHGFTGSTGDMKKLGKYLNDLDYTCHGPLYSGHGVSAEELAKTGPKEWWKDVVDGYQFLKEEGYEEIAVVGISLGGVFSLKVGIELPVTGVVSMCAPTQGKSIDRQKNRLLNYAQAYKKFEGKDADQIAAEVKLLAEEPMPQLKDVLNIINETGEDLDLITSPTLVLQGRLDDPDYTESATAIFNEVDTQHKHLIWYEKSGHIITLGKERNQVYEDVYKFLNTLNWSE from the coding sequence ATGAAAGTGAAAGCACCTGAATCATTCACATACAGAGGTGGAAAAAGAGCTGTTCTTTTACTTCACGGGTTTACCGGAAGTACAGGAGATATGAAGAAATTAGGAAAATACTTGAATGATCTCGACTATACTTGCCATGGACCTCTTTATAGTGGGCACGGAGTATCAGCCGAGGAACTTGCAAAAACAGGTCCAAAGGAATGGTGGAAAGACGTAGTTGATGGTTATCAATTCCTTAAAGAGGAAGGCTATGAGGAAATTGCTGTTGTAGGAATTTCTTTAGGAGGAGTTTTCTCATTAAAAGTGGGAATTGAATTGCCTGTAACAGGGGTGGTTTCAATGTGCGCTCCGACGCAAGGAAAAAGTATCGATCGACAAAAGAACCGCTTGCTCAATTATGCACAGGCTTATAAGAAGTTTGAGGGCAAAGATGCAGACCAAATTGCTGCGGAAGTGAAGCTGCTGGCAGAAGAGCCTATGCCTCAACTAAAAGATGTGTTGAATATTATAAATGAGACAGGTGAAGATTTAGATTTAATCACATCACCAACTCTTGTTTTACAAGGGCGTTTGGATGATCCCGACTATACGGAGAGTGCTACAGCGATTTTCAATGAAGTCGATACGCAGCATAAACACTTGATATGGTATGAAAAATCAGGTCATATCATCACATTGGGTAAGGAACGTAATCAAGTGTATGAAGATGTTTATAAGTTCTTGAATACATTGAATTGGTCGGAGTAA
- a CDS encoding nucleoside transporter C-terminal domain-containing protein — translation MYFLLNILGVLVVMGIVYLCSPNKRNVKWKAILTLLVLELLITWFMLSTKIGAWVINLIASFFTWLIECANEGISFVFPSLMANEQVDFFFSALMPIIFIITFFDVLTYFGILTWIIDKVGWLISKVSGLPKLESFFSIQMMFLGNTEALAVLRMQLSAIKDQRLLTFGIMSMSSISGSIIGAYLSMVPATYVFVAIPLNCLNALLIANMLNPVDVSKEEDVVYVPSKEERKDFFSTISNSMLVGAKMVFVIMAMVIGYVALTASVNGIFGFFVDGLTIQKIFSVIFSPFAFLLGLSGHDAMYVAQLMGIKLATNEFVALLDLKDKVSTLPPHTVAVAVTYLTSFANFSTVGMIYGTFNSILNDEKSNIIGRNVWKLLVSGMAVSLLSAMVVGLFVW, via the coding sequence ATGTATTTCTTATTGAATATACTAGGTGTTTTGGTTGTAATGGGCATCGTTTACCTTTGTTCACCTAATAAAAGGAACGTTAAGTGGAAAGCCATTCTTACCTTGTTGGTTCTCGAATTACTTATCACATGGTTCATGTTATCCACTAAAATTGGGGCATGGGTCATCAATCTGATCGCTTCATTCTTCACCTGGTTGATTGAATGTGCGAATGAAGGGATTTCTTTTGTCTTTCCTTCACTTATGGCAAATGAACAAGTGGATTTCTTTTTCAGCGCATTGATGCCAATTATCTTCATTATCACGTTTTTTGATGTTTTAACGTATTTCGGTATACTTACCTGGATCATTGATAAAGTGGGATGGCTCATCTCAAAAGTATCCGGTTTGCCAAAACTTGAGAGTTTCTTTTCGATTCAGATGATGTTCCTAGGGAATACCGAGGCACTTGCCGTTCTCCGCATGCAGCTCAGTGCGATTAAGGATCAGCGTCTTTTGACATTTGGAATCATGAGCATGAGCAGCATCAGTGGTTCAATCATTGGAGCCTACCTGTCCATGGTACCGGCAACCTATGTTTTTGTAGCGATACCTTTGAACTGCTTAAATGCCTTGCTGATAGCAAACATGCTGAATCCCGTCGACGTCAGTAAAGAGGAAGACGTCGTTTATGTACCTTCTAAAGAGGAACGTAAAGATTTCTTTTCCACCATTTCCAACAGTATGCTTGTCGGGGCCAAAATGGTCTTCGTCATCATGGCAATGGTTATCGGCTATGTGGCCTTAACGGCCAGCGTAAACGGCATTTTCGGTTTCTTTGTGGATGGTTTGACCATTCAAAAGATTTTCTCTGTCATTTTTAGTCCATTTGCATTCCTGCTTGGACTATCTGGACATGATGCCATGTACGTCGCTCAATTGATGGGAATCAAGCTTGCCACAAATGAGTTCGTTGCCTTGCTCGATTTAAAAGATAAAGTCAGTACACTGCCTCCGCATACAGTTGCAGTGGCTGTCACTTATCTGACGTCATTTGCCAACTTCAGTACAGTGGGCATGATTTATGGAACATTCAATTCCATCCTCAATGATGAGAAATCGAACATTATCGGAAGGAATGTTTGGAAACTGCTGGTTAGCGGGATGGCTGTTTCCTTGCTGAGTGCCATGGTCGTTGGGTTATTCGTTTGGTGA
- a CDS encoding SRPBCC family protein, translating into MDTQIITKFKIVKPTNEVFEAIVDPERIGNFWFSSSSERWEQGRTLTLRYNEYDAEVVINVLEVEENRKIVFSWGGNDQETIVTITLKELGKMSTIIEVNESGLKEDDPELINKMIGQKEGWVYTLTCLKGYLENGVNTLRASIIF; encoded by the coding sequence ATGGATACGCAAATAATCACGAAATTTAAAATAGTCAAACCAACCAATGAAGTGTTTGAAGCCATAGTGGACCCAGAAAGAATCGGGAATTTCTGGTTCTCATCGAGTTCTGAAAGATGGGAACAAGGCAGGACGCTTACATTGAGATATAACGAATACGATGCTGAAGTGGTTATTAATGTATTGGAAGTAGAGGAAAATAGGAAAATCGTGTTCTCATGGGGAGGAAATGATCAAGAAACGATTGTTACAATTACACTAAAAGAGTTGGGTAAAATGAGTACAATTATTGAAGTGAACGAATCAGGTTTGAAAGAGGACGACCCCGAATTGATAAATAAAATGATAGGACAAAAGGAAGGTTGGGTTTATACATTAACATGTTTAAAGGGTTATTTAGAAAATGGGGTTAATACTTTGAGAGCATCAATAATTTTTTAA
- a CDS encoding CAP domain-containing protein — MNDLRKLFNIVVLILLLSGLWYGYGKDIQESGFKAGVGAFATDVRSFINGPEVSTALEKLNTGVSSLIGTLTETLDTASEKESQETEKVKKPALEAPADASFSVHNIEIGDTKDDVEKLAGKAKRNTRNEYGVDWFTYHENYQNFFMVAYDNNDKVVGLYTNQDLISSKEGIKRGTPKETVTGKMGEPVTKLLKGNVYYQIRSDSGEYDMFEMDNSYVTIFYDKHEKNTVTAIQIIDAKLEKQKSGYFAEAGPELKKGFEYQLFDLTNASRVNHNLSVLSWDKRVKVTAQDHSKDMAVNQYFNHTNLEGESPFDRMEDDKINFRMAGENLAAGQNSSIFAHEGLMNSIGHRENKLQKDFESLGVGVAFDEENKPFYTENYLTK, encoded by the coding sequence GTGAACGATTTGCGGAAATTGTTTAATATTGTGGTCCTCATACTCCTACTCTCTGGATTATGGTATGGATATGGTAAAGATATTCAGGAGTCTGGATTCAAAGCGGGGGTCGGTGCCTTTGCAACAGATGTTCGTTCCTTTATAAACGGGCCTGAGGTTTCAACTGCCTTGGAAAAACTGAATACTGGAGTCAGCAGTCTCATTGGCACTTTGACGGAAACATTGGATACCGCTTCTGAAAAAGAATCGCAGGAAACGGAAAAAGTGAAAAAGCCAGCATTGGAAGCACCTGCTGATGCATCCTTCTCGGTCCATAATATCGAAATTGGCGACACGAAGGATGATGTAGAAAAATTGGCTGGTAAAGCTAAGCGGAATACGCGGAATGAATATGGCGTAGATTGGTTCACCTATCACGAAAATTATCAAAATTTCTTCATGGTTGCCTACGATAACAACGATAAAGTTGTTGGTTTATATACCAATCAAGATTTGATTTCCTCGAAGGAAGGCATTAAACGCGGCACTCCCAAAGAAACCGTGACCGGGAAAATGGGGGAGCCTGTAACAAAACTGCTTAAAGGAAACGTCTATTACCAGATTCGAAGTGACAGCGGCGAATACGATATGTTTGAAATGGATAATAGCTATGTGACCATTTTTTATGACAAACATGAGAAAAATACAGTCACGGCAATCCAAATCATCGACGCAAAACTCGAAAAGCAAAAGAGCGGCTATTTTGCAGAAGCCGGCCCTGAATTAAAGAAGGGCTTTGAATATCAATTATTCGATTTGACCAATGCATCACGGGTCAATCATAATCTCTCAGTGCTTTCATGGGATAAACGAGTGAAGGTCACGGCACAGGATCATAGTAAAGATATGGCCGTGAATCAATACTTCAACCATACAAACCTTGAAGGAGAATCCCCGTTCGACCGGATGGAAGATGACAAAATCAATTTTCGAATGGCGGGGGAAAACCTGGCTGCCGGTCAGAATAGCAGTATTTTTGCCCATGAGGGCCTAATGAATTCCATTGGCCACAGGGAAAATAAATTACAGAAGGATTTTGAATCGCTCGGTGTCGGAGTTGCCTTCGATGAGGAAAATAAACCATTTTATACGGAGAACTATTTGACGAAATGA
- a CDS encoding HD domain-containing protein, whose product MIVLDSIYGKHIVEGVLEELILSKPVQRLKGIHQGGASYLVNEKWDVTRFDHSLGVMLLIKALGGSLEEQIAGLLHDVSHTAFSHVIDLVLDCKDEDYHEEIYDHVIMESEIPFILKKHGSDCEVIVQSKWELLEQPAPELCADRVDYTLRDMYQYGHITLESVQDFLDHVIIINGRMYLDNIESAEWFVKTYYSEVIDFFMNPLNIYGYDILAKTLKLALAKNLISLDDLLGTDEEVMSLLSSADDHEVQNLLKRIHGNVKVIENQLVYDIHRKNKVRLIDPSVIQGTQLLRASSLSEKVKKMGIEAYKKASKGIYLKVISD is encoded by the coding sequence TTGATAGTTTTGGATAGTATCTATGGGAAACACATTGTAGAGGGAGTTCTTGAAGAGCTGATTCTAAGCAAACCCGTCCAAAGATTGAAGGGGATACATCAAGGCGGGGCAAGTTATTTAGTTAATGAGAAGTGGGACGTTACACGATTTGACCATTCACTTGGTGTGATGCTTTTAATTAAAGCGCTTGGAGGTTCATTGGAGGAACAAATCGCGGGCTTGCTGCATGACGTATCCCATACTGCATTTTCACATGTTATTGATCTCGTTCTGGATTGTAAGGATGAAGATTATCATGAAGAGATATATGATCATGTCATTATGGAATCCGAAATCCCATTTATACTGAAGAAGCATGGATCTGATTGTGAAGTCATAGTTCAATCAAAATGGGAATTGCTTGAACAGCCAGCACCTGAGTTATGCGCCGATCGGGTAGATTATACTCTCCGGGATATGTATCAATATGGACATATCACACTGGAATCCGTTCAAGACTTTTTAGATCATGTAATCATAATAAATGGAAGGATGTATCTGGATAATATTGAATCGGCGGAATGGTTTGTGAAAACGTATTACAGCGAAGTTATTGATTTTTTCATGAACCCACTTAATATATATGGTTATGATATATTGGCAAAGACCTTAAAATTGGCTTTGGCTAAAAACCTGATCAGCCTTGATGACTTACTCGGTACAGATGAAGAAGTCATGTCCTTGTTAAGCTCCGCTGATGACCATGAGGTGCAAAATCTTTTAAAACGGATCCATGGTAACGTAAAGGTGATAGAAAATCAATTGGTATACGACATACATAGGAAAAACAAAGTGCGCCTCATTGATCCTTCCGTTATTCAAGGAACCCAATTATTAAGAGCATCCAGTTTATCAGAAAAAGTCAAGAAAATGGGAATTGAAGCTTATAAAAAAGCTTCGAAGGGCATATATCTAAAAGTGATTTCCGATTGA
- the queD gene encoding 6-carboxytetrahydropterin synthase QueD gives MYGFTIVDKLQKIDEDIQRSQLKYTNKRVLVSKEFTFDAAHHLHDYEGKCKNLHGHTYKVIFGLSGYTDSRGLMIDFGDIKDIWKNEIEIHLDHRYLNETLPLMNTTAENMVVWIYEKMAEALSLKEYEGARVEFVRLYETPTSYAEARREWMESE, from the coding sequence ATGTACGGTTTTACTATAGTGGATAAACTCCAAAAAATAGATGAAGATATTCAGCGCAGCCAATTGAAGTATACAAACAAGAGGGTTCTCGTGAGTAAGGAATTCACCTTTGACGCGGCGCACCATCTGCATGACTATGAAGGAAAATGCAAGAACCTGCATGGCCACACATATAAGGTCATTTTCGGATTGAGCGGGTATACGGATTCACGCGGTTTGATGATAGATTTCGGGGACATCAAGGATATATGGAAAAATGAAATTGAAATCCACCTGGATCATCGTTATTTGAATGAAACCCTGCCGCTCATGAATACAACAGCTGAAAATATGGTTGTCTGGATTTATGAAAAAATGGCCGAAGCCCTTTCATTGAAAGAATATGAGGGTGCTAGAGTCGAATTTGTTCGACTATACGAAACGCCGACAAGCTATGCCGAAGCCAGACGGGAGTGGATGGAAAGTGAGTAA
- a CDS encoding TetR/AcrR family transcriptional regulator, with product MSPRKSAGKELSRDMVLNEARNLFATLGYSNVSMRQLAKSLDCSHGAIYYHFKNKAEIFYSLVKTDFSVLNTLIDDITISENDPSVKMEKILLCFLEFGLTQQNHYSIMFLSKEKEIQQLLQFDSNKTYEKLIQSLTDLTDNKLNPASIWSIFLSLHGFITFYINSELSYEDVKGLAYFHVKNIIGNII from the coding sequence ATGTCGCCAAGGAAATCGGCAGGTAAAGAATTGTCCAGGGACATGGTCTTGAATGAAGCCAGAAACCTTTTTGCAACGTTAGGGTATTCGAATGTCTCAATGAGGCAATTGGCTAAATCATTGGATTGCAGCCATGGAGCCATTTATTATCATTTTAAAAATAAGGCAGAAATATTTTATAGTTTGGTGAAAACGGATTTTTCCGTTTTAAATACTTTAATCGATGATATCACCATTTCAGAAAATGACCCTTCTGTAAAAATGGAAAAGATTTTATTGTGCTTCTTGGAGTTCGGTTTAACCCAACAGAATCATTATTCCATCATGTTTTTATCGAAGGAAAAAGAAATTCAGCAGTTACTTCAATTCGATTCTAATAAAACATACGAAAAGCTAATCCAGTCCCTGACGGACCTAACGGACAACAAATTGAATCCTGCATCCATATGGTCGATTTTTCTTTCTCTTCACGGATTTATCACTTTTTATATTAATTCTGAACTATCTTATGAAGATGTAAAAGGCTTAGCTTATTTTCATGTAAAAAATATCATCGGAAACATCATATAA
- a CDS encoding PadR family transcriptional regulator, whose product MDKELMKGSIDLLLLSLLSQKKLYGYEITKILKEMSMGKYQISEGTLYSALKRLEKKEFITGHWKESESSRRKYYHVTENGQTELERKRECFYFLEKLVQKSAEQF is encoded by the coding sequence TTGGATAAAGAATTAATGAAGGGAAGCATTGACCTCCTTTTGCTTTCACTTCTTTCACAAAAAAAGCTATACGGCTATGAAATCACGAAGATCCTGAAGGAAATGAGCATGGGCAAATATCAAATAAGTGAAGGCACCCTCTACTCCGCCCTTAAACGATTAGAAAAAAAAGAATTCATAACAGGCCATTGGAAAGAGTCAGAATCAAGCCGCAGGAAATATTATCATGTCACCGAAAATGGACAAACCGAACTTGAACGGAAACGAGAATGCTTTTACTTCCTGGAAAAATTAGTCCAGAAAAGCGCAGAGCAATTCTAA
- a CDS encoding winged helix-turn-helix transcriptional regulator has product MQKKKYNISVEATLEVMGGKWKCVILCHLTHGKKRTSELKRLMPNITQKMLTQQLRELEKDEVINRIVYNQVPPKVEYELSEYGQSLESILSALCTWGENHITRVYGDKFSVLEESVLNDQLK; this is encoded by the coding sequence ATGCAAAAAAAGAAATACAATATATCAGTTGAAGCGACACTGGAAGTAATGGGCGGAAAGTGGAAATGCGTAATCCTCTGCCATCTGACCCACGGAAAAAAGCGGACCAGTGAATTGAAGCGCCTTATGCCGAATATCACCCAAAAAATGTTGACCCAACAATTGAGGGAGTTGGAAAAGGACGAAGTCATCAACCGTATCGTTTACAACCAAGTCCCCCCTAAAGTGGAATATGAACTTAGTGAGTATGGGCAAAGCCTGGAAAGTATCCTATCCGCACTATGTACATGGGGGGAAAATCACATAACAAGAGTGTATGGAGATAAGTTTTCCGTTCTTGAGGAAAGTGTATTGAATGATCAATTGAAGTAA
- a CDS encoding DUF421 domain-containing protein yields the protein MDFFNSQESLTAIQWTLRAIISFFFLIFLVKLMGQRSISQLRLLDFIMALIIGNILAHPLSDEQLGLKGSMITAFALVILYIISVFTSLKWGKLRSFFDSDPFPLIENGQIIYKSLARARISIDDLLSELRKEKVEDIQKVSLALWEPGGTISLFLFPQYEAVTPADMHLATTAFNFPKTIIKEGKIDSKELNRGGKDEEWLKKKIKTTYNSDVNDILLATLDNNDNLKVFFYK from the coding sequence GTGGATTTTTTTAATAGCCAGGAAAGTCTTACTGCAATTCAGTGGACTTTAAGAGCCATTATATCCTTCTTCTTCTTAATTTTTTTGGTTAAATTGATGGGGCAACGATCCATTTCCCAGTTAAGATTACTTGATTTCATAATGGCATTAATTATTGGGAATATTCTTGCCCACCCTTTGTCTGATGAACAGTTAGGTTTGAAGGGCTCAATGATCACGGCCTTTGCATTAGTCATCTTATATATAATTAGTGTGTTTACGAGCCTTAAGTGGGGCAAACTCCGAAGTTTTTTTGACTCCGACCCCTTTCCGCTTATCGAAAATGGACAAATCATTTACAAAAGTCTAGCAAGGGCCCGAATCTCCATCGATGATTTATTATCGGAATTAAGAAAAGAAAAGGTCGAAGATATTCAAAAGGTATCCCTTGCACTATGGGAACCGGGTGGTACCATTTCATTGTTTCTATTCCCTCAATATGAAGCAGTAACACCAGCAGATATGCACCTAGCAACAACTGCCTTCAATTTTCCTAAAACGATCATTAAAGAGGGGAAGATTGATTCTAAAGAATTAAATCGGGGAGGTAAAGACGAAGAATGGCTGAAAAAAAAAATCAAAACAACATATAATTCCGACGTGAACGATATTTTATTAGCAACTCTTGATAATAACGATAACCTAAAGGTCTTTTTCTACAAATAG
- the queE gene encoding 7-carboxy-7-deazaguanine synthase QueE, giving the protein MSKLPVMEIFGPTIQGEGMVIGQKTMFVRTAGCDYSCAWCDSAFTWDGTGKEDTVQMTAREIWDELKRIGGSGFSFVTISGGNPALLKNLNGLIAILHENKMKIGVETQGSRWQDWFLDIDELTISPKPPSSRMNTDFTVLDKIISNLANRNPENHVSLKIVVFNEEDYQYAKHVHGRYPDIPFYLQVGNDDSRTADDRQLISGLLKKYEELIDKVIADDELNDVKVLPQLHTYIWGNKRGV; this is encoded by the coding sequence GTGAGTAAACTCCCGGTTATGGAAATCTTCGGACCGACCATCCAAGGTGAGGGAATGGTCATTGGTCAAAAAACCATGTTCGTTCGGACGGCTGGCTGCGATTATTCATGTGCCTGGTGTGATTCCGCATTTACTTGGGATGGCACCGGTAAGGAAGATACCGTCCAGATGACTGCTAGAGAAATATGGGATGAGCTGAAGCGAATTGGGGGTTCTGGTTTTTCCTTCGTGACGATATCAGGCGGAAACCCGGCTCTGCTGAAAAACCTAAACGGCTTGATAGCGATCTTACATGAAAATAAAATGAAGATAGGTGTCGAAACACAAGGGAGCCGATGGCAGGATTGGTTTCTCGATATTGATGAACTGACGATTTCACCTAAGCCGCCGAGCTCTAGAATGAACACGGACTTTACGGTGCTCGACAAAATCATCTCGAACCTTGCCAATCGAAATCCGGAAAACCATGTCTCATTGAAGATTGTCGTCTTTAACGAGGAAGATTATCAATATGCCAAACATGTACATGGGCGTTACCCGGATATTCCTTTCTATTTGCAGGTCGGCAATGACGATAGCAGGACGGCGGATGATCGTCAATTGATCAGCGGTCTTTTGAAGAAATACGAAGAGTTAATAGATAAAGTGATAGCAGATGATGAATTGAATGATGTGAAAGTGCTGCCCCAGCTGCATACCTATATATGGGGAAACAAGCGGGGCGTATAA
- a CDS encoding MFS transporter: MISNKNRSTWALLALAISAFAIGTTEFISVGLLPLISKDLHITVTTAGLTVSLYALGVMFGAPILTSLTSNMSRKTLLLWIMVVFIAGNALAASAATVGVLLIARVISALAHGIFMSIGATIAADLVPENRRASAIAIMFTGLTVATVTGVPFGTFIGQQFGWRFAFIIIVAIGIIAFIGNGILVPSDLRKAARTTFRDQIKLVTNGRLLLVFIITALGYGGTFVVFTYLSPLLQEVTGFKEGTVALILLIYGVAIAIGNTLGGKFANRNPINALFYMFLIQAIVLVVLTFTAPFKIAGLITIILMGLFAFMNVPGLQVYVVMLAERFVPSAVDVASAINIAAFNAGIAIGAYLGGVITDSIGLIHTAWIGGVMVFAAVILTAWSRALESKDRSKVTDKIA, encoded by the coding sequence ATGATTTCAAATAAAAATAGAAGTACATGGGCATTGCTGGCTTTAGCGATCAGTGCCTTTGCGATTGGAACAACAGAGTTCATCAGCGTGGGATTATTACCACTCATTTCTAAAGATTTACACATTACAGTGACGACGGCGGGATTGACGGTATCCTTATACGCCTTGGGGGTCATGTTCGGGGCACCTATCCTGACATCCCTGACATCGAATATGTCGCGAAAGACTTTATTGCTTTGGATAATGGTCGTGTTCATTGCCGGAAATGCATTAGCGGCTTCTGCGGCCACGGTCGGTGTATTATTGATCGCACGTGTCATTTCAGCGCTTGCACATGGTATCTTCATGTCAATCGGCGCTACGATTGCGGCTGATTTGGTCCCTGAAAACCGCAGGGCGAGTGCCATCGCCATCATGTTTACAGGTCTGACGGTGGCAACGGTGACCGGAGTTCCTTTTGGAACCTTCATCGGTCAGCAATTCGGCTGGAGATTCGCTTTCATCATCATTGTGGCAATCGGCATTATTGCTTTCATCGGAAACGGCATCCTGGTCCCATCCGATTTAAGAAAGGCTGCACGGACCACGTTCCGTGATCAAATCAAATTGGTGACGAATGGCCGATTGCTGCTAGTATTCATCATTACAGCATTAGGGTATGGAGGTACATTCGTTGTCTTCACGTACCTGTCGCCATTACTTCAAGAAGTGACAGGGTTTAAAGAAGGAACTGTGGCCTTGATTTTGCTAATATATGGAGTAGCAATAGCAATAGGAAATACCCTTGGCGGGAAATTCGCTAATCGCAATCCTATTAATGCCCTATTCTATATGTTTCTTATTCAAGCCATTGTACTTGTGGTCTTGACTTTCACTGCACCGTTTAAGATAGCCGGTTTAATTACGATCATTTTAATGGGTTTGTTTGCATTCATGAATGTTCCGGGGCTTCAAGTGTATGTCGTCATGTTAGCGGAGCGTTTCGTACCGAGTGCAGTGGATGTGGCGTCAGCCATCAATATTGCCGCCTTCAATGCGGGTATCGCCATTGGTGCCTACTTAGGAGGGGTGATTACGGATTCGATCGGACTGATCCATACAGCGTGGATAGGTGGAGTCATGGTGTTTGCGGCAGTGATTTTAACAGCTTGGAGCCGTGCCTTGGAAAGTAAGGACCGTTCCAAGGTAACTGACAAAATAGCATAG